A region from the Spea bombifrons isolate aSpeBom1 chromosome 7, aSpeBom1.2.pri, whole genome shotgun sequence genome encodes:
- the FEV gene encoding protein FEV: MAQSSGSQLLLNMYLAESVGDSFLKESKPQGWRPFGSGVQKGSGQIQLWQFLLELLSDHSNANCIAWEGTNGEFKLTDPDEVARRWGERKSKPNMNYDKLSRALRYYYDKNIMAKVHGKRYAYKFDFHGLAQVCQSTPATEQALYKFQGNLPHIPFSGLSKLNLMTSGVSTAGFSYWPGTPSALYPGHGLQSPPGGFGSVSAPHLGSMNSVGNMNTHYH, from the exons ATGGCTCAGAGCTCTGGATCACAGCTCCTACTCAACATGTACCTGGCAG AGTCTGTCGGTGACAGTTTTCTGAAGGAGTCCAAGCCGCAGGGATGGAGGCCGTTCGGCTCGGGGGTCCAGAAGG GCAGCGGGCAGATCCAGCTATGGCAGTTTCTCCTGGAGCTTCTGTCTGATCACTCCAACGCAAACTGCATCGCCTGGGAAGGGACCAACGGTGAGTTCAAGCTGACGGACCCCGACGAGGTGGCCCGGCGCTGGGGGGAGCGGAAGAGCAAACCCAACATGAATTACGACAAGCTGAGCCGAGCCCTGCGCTATTACTACGACAAGAACATTATGGCCAAGGTGCACGGCAAGCGATACGCCTATAAGTTTGACTTCCACGGCTTGGCACAGGTGTGCCAGTCCACGCCGGCCACCGAACAGGCCCTCTACAAGTTCCAGGGCAATCTGCCCCACATACCCTTCTCCGGCCTGTCCAAGCTCAACCTCATGACCTCTGGGGTCTCCACGGCTGGCTTTTCCTACTGGCCAGGGACCCCGTCAGCTCTGTACCCCGGCCACGGGCTGCAGTCCCCGCCAGGGGGGTTTGGTTCAGTGTCGGCTCCTCACCTCGGCTCCATGAACAGCGTCGGGAACATGAATACTCATTACCACTAA